In Agromyces archimandritae, one genomic interval encodes:
- a CDS encoding helix-turn-helix domain-containing protein, whose amino-acid sequence MSVASQPPNPLQISTARDLPSFSAAVSDSFVPLRVTSDRAERFRGVIRQAAVDEVHVDEVRATGHVVERTPELIHRGDRPYFKLSLMLAGTGMLIQDGREAALRPGDLAVYDTNRPYTLVFDEEFRTMVVMFPQRLLELPADAVGQLTAVRIAGDAGLGTLVVPYLTQLAGNLEQLSGSTGVRLTQSALDLVTTLFARELDLDRTAADPHQALMQRIRAHIDEHLASSELGPASIAAAHFISTRHLHGLFQAQGTTVSTWIRTRRLERCRRDLMNPAYADRSVAAIAARWGFVDAAHFSRAFKAHYGHAPSEVRAGS is encoded by the coding sequence ATGTCCGTCGCATCCCAGCCGCCGAACCCCCTGCAGATCAGCACCGCACGCGACCTGCCCTCGTTCAGCGCCGCCGTCTCCGACTCCTTCGTGCCGTTGCGCGTCACGAGCGATCGCGCCGAACGGTTCCGCGGCGTCATCCGCCAGGCCGCCGTCGACGAGGTCCACGTCGACGAGGTGCGCGCCACCGGCCACGTCGTCGAACGCACCCCCGAACTCATCCACCGCGGCGACCGCCCCTACTTCAAACTCAGCCTCATGCTCGCCGGCACCGGCATGCTCATCCAGGACGGCCGCGAAGCCGCCCTCCGACCCGGCGACCTCGCCGTCTACGACACGAACCGCCCCTACACCCTCGTCTTCGACGAGGAGTTCCGCACGATGGTCGTGATGTTCCCGCAACGCCTCCTCGAACTGCCCGCCGACGCCGTCGGCCAGCTCACCGCCGTGCGCATCGCCGGCGACGCCGGGCTCGGCACCCTCGTCGTGCCCTACCTCACCCAGCTCGCCGGCAACCTCGAACAGCTCTCCGGCTCGACGGGGGTGCGGCTCACCCAGTCGGCCCTCGACCTCGTCACCACGCTCTTCGCCCGCGAACTCGACCTCGACCGCACCGCCGCCGACCCCCACCAGGCCCTCATGCAACGCATCCGCGCCCACATCGACGAGCACCTCGCCTCGTCCGAGCTGGGCCCGGCATCCATCGCCGCCGCCCACTTCATCTCGACCCGGCACCTGCACGGGCTCTTCCAGGCGCAGGGCACGACCGTGTCGACGTGGATCCGCACCCGCCGCCTCGAACGCTGCCGCCGCGACCTCATGAACCCCGCCTACGCCGACCGCTCGGTCGCGGCCATCGCCGCCCGCTGGGGCTTCGTCGACGCGGCGCACTTCAGCCGCGCGTTCAAGGCGCACTACGGGCACGCGCCGAGCGAGGTGCGGGCGGGCTCCTGA
- a CDS encoding zinc-dependent alcohol dehydrogenase, which yields MVSAVAGKSRQVVFPSRGEITIDSIEVPAPGPEGILLRVALVGICATDLHLLAGEIGDPFPLVPGHEFVGEIAAIGEEAAATRDLAVGDRIAVEMLLPCRSCARCREGRYNLCEADDPATAGHGRQYGVNIPRSVAPGLWGGYSDYLHVPGEAIVHRLDPDLPWERAVLVEPLAVASRALARGRLVPGEDVVVIGPGPVGLLAAAAARAAGAGRVIVLGTRDERLALARRFGADAVVNTRTEDAVAAARAALDGRLADLVVEIAGVPAAQEQALGLVRRGGRVVLAGACGDGAALALRPDEDLLTREIDVLPSFLSAGGFEPAIALLERGGFPFEELVTHRFALEDAARAFAVVAGREGGVLKAVLDPSAAPGGDGV from the coding sequence ATGGTCAGCGCCGTCGCCGGCAAGAGCCGCCAGGTCGTCTTCCCCTCGCGGGGCGAGATCACCATCGACAGCATCGAGGTGCCCGCTCCGGGCCCCGAGGGCATCCTGCTGCGGGTCGCGCTCGTCGGCATCTGCGCCACCGACCTGCACCTGCTCGCCGGCGAGATCGGAGACCCGTTCCCGCTCGTGCCCGGTCACGAATTCGTCGGCGAGATCGCCGCCATCGGCGAAGAAGCCGCCGCGACCCGAGACCTCGCGGTCGGCGACCGCATCGCCGTCGAGATGCTGCTGCCCTGCCGCTCCTGCGCGCGCTGCCGCGAGGGCCGCTACAACCTGTGCGAGGCCGACGACCCGGCAACCGCCGGGCATGGCCGCCAATACGGCGTGAACATCCCCCGCAGCGTCGCCCCGGGGCTCTGGGGCGGCTACTCGGACTACCTGCACGTGCCGGGCGAAGCGATCGTGCACCGCCTCGACCCCGACCTGCCGTGGGAGCGGGCCGTGCTCGTCGAACCGCTCGCCGTCGCAAGCCGCGCCCTCGCCCGCGGACGCCTGGTACCCGGCGAAGACGTCGTCGTCATCGGGCCCGGCCCGGTGGGACTCCTCGCCGCCGCGGCCGCGCGGGCGGCCGGCGCCGGGCGGGTGATCGTGCTCGGCACCCGCGACGAACGGCTCGCGCTCGCCCGCCGATTCGGAGCAGATGCCGTCGTGAACACCCGGACCGAAGACGCCGTGGCCGCCGCGCGTGCAGCCCTCGACGGACGGCTCGCCGACCTCGTCGTCGAGATCGCAGGCGTCCCCGCAGCGCAGGAACAAGCCCTCGGCCTCGTGCGCCGCGGCGGCCGCGTGGTGCTCGCCGGAGCGTGCGGCGACGGCGCCGCCCTCGCCCTGCGGCCCGACGAAGACCTGCTCACTCGCGAGATCGACGTCCTGCCGTCGTTCCTGTCGGCCGGTGGCTTCGAACCGGCCATCGCGCTCCTCGAACGCGGCGGGTTCCCCTTCGAAGAACTCGTCACCCACCGTTTCGCCCTCGAGGACGCCGCGCGCGCCTTCGCCGTCGTCGCCGGTCGCGAGGGCGGCGTGCTGAAGGCCGTGCTCGACCCGTCGGCCGCGCCGGGCGGAGACGGCGTCTGA
- a CDS encoding MoaF C-terminal domain-containing protein: MTDTAPAPVKGEEDWHSYDEFAAGIDTYRLPPVSLDGRELTLTLDDGTRLDLAFGERTVTWSADGALDQPEAAVDPYDAVAVREDVHFVTLPFESRVRESLTVVIGASSNRAIVVHGRIDEEAREDVPQVSQRFWAATSSDGEASGEIPAPSRDLIGKRNVYRYSPEHLYEHVYVSSQRYAWQCLEGVQRGHGDMDLSTVWKFADGLYLFCFREFRIPVASVWLHDLGYGLMTTGNFLGLNGAGESEHSKAGGHIYPLGSVAYPDAQPV, from the coding sequence ATGACCGACACCGCACCTGCACCCGTCAAGGGCGAAGAAGACTGGCACAGCTACGACGAGTTCGCCGCCGGCATCGACACCTACCGGCTGCCGCCCGTCTCGCTCGACGGTCGCGAGCTGACCCTGACCCTCGACGACGGCACGCGGCTCGACCTCGCCTTCGGCGAACGCACCGTCACCTGGAGCGCCGACGGCGCCCTCGACCAGCCCGAAGCGGCGGTCGATCCGTACGACGCCGTCGCCGTGCGCGAGGACGTGCACTTCGTAACCCTTCCCTTCGAAAGCCGCGTGCGGGAGTCGCTCACCGTCGTCATCGGCGCCTCGAGCAATCGAGCGATCGTCGTGCACGGGCGCATCGACGAGGAGGCTCGCGAGGATGTCCCGCAGGTCTCGCAGCGCTTCTGGGCCGCGACGAGCTCCGACGGCGAAGCGAGCGGCGAGATCCCGGCCCCCAGCCGCGACCTGATCGGCAAGCGCAACGTCTACCGGTACAGCCCCGAACATCTCTACGAGCACGTGTACGTCTCGAGCCAGCGCTACGCCTGGCAGTGCCTCGAGGGCGTGCAGCGCGGGCACGGCGACATGGATCTGTCGACCGTGTGGAAGTTCGCCGACGGCTTGTACCTGTTCTGCTTCCGCGAGTTCCGGATCCCCGTCGCGAGCGTCTGGCTGCACGACCTCGGATACGGGCTCATGACGACCGGAAACTTCCTCGGCCTGAACGGGGCCGGCGAGTCCGAGCATTCCAAGGCCGGCGGCCATATCTACCCCCTGGGCTCGGTCGCCTACCCCGACGCCCAGCCCGTCTGA
- a CDS encoding nuclear transport factor 2 family protein, with protein MSENAQTIREHYAASDRGDLGGMLAPFADDIRWTEAAGFPYAGTYVGPEAVAAGVFGRIQDEWDEYTVAVDQVVDGGDTIVGVGTYSGTSKASGRFFAARFAHVWRLENGRVTAFEQVVDSALVNRAYAD; from the coding sequence ATGAGCGAGAACGCACAGACCATCCGCGAACACTACGCGGCGAGCGACCGCGGCGACCTCGGCGGCATGCTCGCCCCGTTCGCCGACGACATCCGATGGACCGAAGCGGCCGGCTTCCCCTACGCCGGGACCTATGTCGGCCCCGAGGCGGTCGCCGCAGGCGTCTTCGGGCGCATCCAAGACGAGTGGGACGAGTACACCGTGGCCGTCGACCAGGTCGTCGACGGCGGCGACACCATCGTCGGCGTCGGCACCTACTCGGGCACCTCGAAGGCGAGCGGGCGGTTCTTCGCCGCCCGCTTCGCCCACGTCTGGCGGCTCGAGAACGGCCGTGTGACGGCCTTCGAACAGGTCGTCGACAGCGCGCTCGTGAACCGCGCCTACGCCGACTGA
- a CDS encoding ABC transporter substrate-binding protein, which yields MRSRLIGVAAVAAASALVLAGCAGGQGGADSPIVVGSVNTISGAATFPEASEAAAAVFDAFNDAGGLDGRKIDYRAEDDKGDPATASAAARQLVGSDEAVAMVGSASLIECEINQKYYEQEGILSLPGIGVDTGCFNSPNIAPANVGPFNDLTLTLQYGSEVLGIDRICVLLEIAGSTRPTYQAAIDRWSETTGKELFYLDDTVPYGASDYTPYIVKAKQAGCEAISGNPVEPDAIGWIKAANAQGWDDVTYLLLTSAYSENFASSVSEAGAGIYVPAEFYPYTAPSDINEDWQTLMEANDIPLTAFSQGGYLAATFFIEVLEGIDGDVTRESVAEALQAMDPIETPMLGTPYVFGTAETHDQLTAGWPIVLKSGTNTWENAADDWLHILD from the coding sequence ATGAGAAGCAGACTGATCGGCGTCGCCGCCGTCGCGGCCGCGAGCGCCCTCGTGCTCGCGGGATGCGCCGGCGGGCAGGGCGGCGCGGACTCCCCCATCGTCGTCGGATCCGTGAACACCATCAGCGGCGCCGCGACCTTCCCCGAGGCTTCCGAAGCGGCTGCGGCCGTGTTCGACGCCTTCAACGACGCCGGCGGCCTCGACGGGCGGAAGATCGACTACCGCGCCGAAGACGACAAGGGCGACCCCGCCACCGCATCCGCCGCGGCCCGGCAGCTCGTCGGCAGCGACGAAGCCGTCGCGATGGTCGGCTCGGCGAGTCTCATCGAATGCGAGATCAACCAGAAGTACTACGAACAGGAAGGCATCCTGTCGCTGCCTGGCATCGGCGTCGACACCGGATGCTTCAACAGCCCGAATATCGCACCGGCCAACGTCGGCCCGTTCAACGACCTCACGCTCACCCTGCAGTACGGCTCGGAGGTGCTCGGGATCGACAGAATCTGCGTGCTGCTCGAGATCGCCGGCTCGACCCGCCCGACCTATCAGGCCGCGATCGACCGCTGGAGCGAGACGACCGGAAAAGAGCTCTTCTACCTCGACGACACCGTGCCGTACGGCGCGAGCGACTACACGCCGTACATCGTCAAGGCGAAGCAGGCCGGATGCGAGGCGATCTCGGGCAACCCGGTCGAGCCCGACGCGATCGGCTGGATCAAGGCCGCGAATGCGCAGGGCTGGGATGACGTGACCTACCTGCTCCTGACGAGCGCGTACTCCGAGAACTTCGCATCCTCGGTCTCCGAGGCCGGAGCCGGTATCTACGTCCCCGCCGAGTTCTACCCGTACACGGCGCCGAGCGACATCAACGAGGACTGGCAGACGCTCATGGAGGCCAACGACATCCCGTTGACGGCGTTCAGTCAGGGCGGATACCTCGCTGCGACCTTCTTCATCGAGGTGCTCGAAGGCATCGACGGCGACGTCACCCGCGAATCGGTCGCCGAGGCACTGCAGGCCATGGATCCGATCGAGACGCCCATGCTCGGCACGCCCTACGTCTTCGGCACGGCCGAGACGCACGACCAGCTCACCGCCGGCTGGCCGATCGTGCTGAAGAGCGGCACGAACACGTGGGAGAACGCGGCCGACGACTGGCTGCACATCCTCGATTGA
- a CDS encoding branched-chain amino acid ABC transporter permease: MLQGALAGLAAGGLYAVLAVCLTLMSRLVRVVNFSQAATGMFGGFVAVWLVAHAGLPIWAGSLIGVLLAGVLSGAIGWIAATWLAEADTTTRSAMTVGPLLLLISLSFILFGNKPQPFATIISGPAFEAGGVVVSQVAVVMIVLAIVVAVAVHLVLTRTRIGTKLRALSERPTTAELLGIRSKPLSIGVWVVTGLISGLAIIIVAPSQSNDATSLAMLIVPATAAALLGGFKRLDLAVVGGLVLGMLSGLVAQIDEVALVRNFLPFLFIVVLLLWTQRKEVWDAAR, translated from the coding sequence ATGCTGCAGGGCGCCCTCGCCGGCCTCGCCGCCGGCGGACTCTACGCGGTGCTCGCCGTGTGCCTCACCCTCATGTCGCGGCTCGTCCGCGTCGTGAACTTCTCACAGGCGGCGACGGGCATGTTCGGCGGCTTCGTCGCCGTGTGGCTCGTCGCGCACGCGGGCCTGCCCATCTGGGCCGGTTCGCTCATCGGCGTGCTGCTGGCCGGGGTGCTGTCGGGGGCCATCGGCTGGATCGCGGCGACCTGGCTCGCCGAGGCAGACACGACGACCCGTTCGGCGATGACGGTCGGCCCGCTGCTGCTGCTGATCTCGCTCTCCTTCATCCTCTTCGGCAACAAGCCGCAGCCGTTCGCGACGATCATCTCGGGGCCTGCGTTCGAGGCCGGCGGCGTCGTCGTCAGCCAGGTCGCCGTCGTCATGATCGTGCTCGCGATCGTCGTGGCTGTCGCCGTGCACCTCGTGCTCACCCGCACACGCATCGGCACGAAGTTGCGGGCCCTCTCGGAACGCCCGACGACGGCGGAGCTGCTCGGCATCCGCTCGAAGCCGCTGTCGATCGGCGTGTGGGTCGTGACGGGACTCATCTCGGGGCTCGCGATCATCATCGTCGCGCCGTCGCAGTCGAACGATGCGACGAGCCTCGCGATGCTCATCGTGCCGGCGACGGCGGCCGCCTTGCTCGGCGGCTTCAAGCGGCTCGACCTCGCGGTCGTCGGCGGGCTCGTGCTCGGGATGCTCTCGGGGCTCGTCGCCCAGATCGACGAGGTCGCGCTCGTGCGCAACTTCCTGCCGTTCCTGTTCATCGTCGTGCTGCTCCTGTGGACGCAGCGGAAGGAGGTGTGGGATGCGGCTCGCTGA
- a CDS encoding ABC transporter permease subunit, giving the protein MRLAESRPVRMLWPFAVAAVAIVAGYALSVGLDGYTVFLAVSAVTAAIAILGLGIVTGSAGMIALCQLTFAAVGAWIVSLLNVLEAPGGFVVWLVLGGLAAGVVGVLVGLPALRLRGVNLAVVTLGFAAAADVTLVQIQFPGSKDGIPIARPESFSSDRSYFFFSIIVLAVCALIVFFLQRSRWGSSWKAVAFSERGTAAVGQSVRTAKLTAFAVSAALGGVSGGLLAGQVQLPFASSFTPLQSLALYVLAVMSGAYLIDMAVFGGLLWVLVPELLKRWGVPQDWGFVVFGVLGVQALTSGTNLGQGIRNLWWKRADARAAAARVTARRDGTTPLAEEAGVDAAPSPAATASSPGVDLAADRLAASAPPALEVEHLTVRFGALAALDGVSLTVPANSVMGLIGPNGAGKSTFVDAIGGFLPNAEGTVRLGGTELGRRSPTARARLGLRRTFQQDRVPPTLTIDAYVRFVAGRRVSAAEVDDVLAFFGCPSARTRLTGVDVGTRRLIEVAGNVLAAPKLLLLDEPAAGLSHEEHVALGARLAEAPARFGMSIVLIEHDLDLVRSVCSSLTVLDFGRVLASGPQDEVLADPDVIKAYMGETEML; this is encoded by the coding sequence ATGCGGCTCGCTGAGTCCCGCCCCGTGCGGATGCTGTGGCCCTTCGCGGTCGCGGCGGTCGCGATCGTCGCCGGCTACGCCCTGAGCGTGGGCCTCGACGGGTACACCGTCTTCCTCGCCGTTTCGGCGGTGACTGCGGCGATCGCCATCCTCGGGCTCGGGATCGTGACCGGCTCGGCCGGCATGATCGCCCTGTGCCAGCTGACGTTCGCCGCGGTCGGTGCGTGGATCGTGTCGCTCCTGAACGTGCTCGAGGCGCCCGGCGGATTCGTCGTGTGGCTCGTGCTCGGCGGGCTCGCCGCCGGCGTCGTGGGGGTGCTCGTCGGGCTGCCGGCGCTGCGCTTGCGCGGGGTGAACCTCGCGGTGGTCACGTTGGGCTTCGCGGCGGCGGCAGATGTGACGCTCGTGCAGATCCAGTTCCCGGGGTCGAAGGACGGCATCCCGATCGCGCGACCGGAGTCCTTCTCGAGCGATCGCTCCTATTTCTTCTTCTCGATCATCGTGCTCGCCGTGTGCGCGCTGATCGTGTTCTTCCTGCAGCGCAGTCGCTGGGGTTCCTCGTGGAAGGCGGTGGCGTTCTCGGAGCGCGGCACCGCCGCCGTCGGCCAGAGCGTGCGCACCGCCAAGCTCACGGCGTTCGCGGTCTCGGCGGCGCTCGGCGGCGTGTCGGGCGGGCTGCTGGCCGGTCAGGTGCAGCTACCGTTCGCGTCGAGCTTCACCCCGCTGCAGTCGCTCGCGTTGTACGTGCTCGCGGTGATGAGCGGCGCGTATCTCATCGACATGGCGGTGTTCGGCGGCCTGCTGTGGGTGCTCGTGCCGGAGCTGCTGAAACGTTGGGGTGTGCCGCAGGATTGGGGCTTCGTCGTGTTCGGCGTGCTCGGCGTGCAGGCGCTGACGAGCGGCACGAACCTCGGGCAGGGGATCCGGAACCTGTGGTGGAAGCGGGCGGATGCCCGGGCCGCGGCCGCGCGAGTCACGGCGCGCCGGGATGGCACAACGCCGCTCGCGGAGGAGGCAGGCGTGGATGCCGCGCCGTCGCCCGCAGCGACTGCCTCGAGCCCGGGCGTCGACCTCGCGGCCGATCGGCTCGCGGCATCGGCCCCGCCCGCACTCGAGGTGGAGCACCTCACGGTGCGCTTCGGAGCACTGGCCGCCCTGGACGGTGTGAGCCTTACCGTGCCGGCGAACTCCGTCATGGGACTGATCGGCCCGAACGGGGCCGGGAAGTCGACCTTCGTCGACGCCATCGGCGGTTTTCTGCCGAACGCCGAGGGCACGGTGCGACTCGGCGGCACAGAGCTCGGCCGCCGCTCCCCGACGGCCAGAGCGAGGCTCGGTCTTCGGCGCACGTTCCAGCAGGACCGGGTGCCCCCGACGCTCACGATCGACGCCTATGTGCGCTTCGTCGCCGGCCGGCGCGTGAGCGCCGCCGAGGTCGACGACGTGCTCGCCTTCTTCGGCTGCCCGTCGGCGCGCACCCGGCTGACGGGCGTCGACGTCGGCACACGCCGCCTCATCGAGGTCGCCGGCAATGTGCTGGCGGCACCGAAGCTGCTGCTGCTGGATGAGCCGGCCGCTGGGCTCTCGCACGAGGAGCATGTGGCCCTCGGCGCGCGACTCGCCGAGGCCCCGGCCCGGTTCGGAATGTCGATCGTGCTCATCGAGCACGACCTCGATCTCGTGCGCAGCGTCTGCTCGAGCCTCACGGTGCTCGACTTCGGCCGGGTGCTGGCGAGCGGCCCCCAGGACGAGGTGCTCGCCGACCCCGACGTCATCAAGGCCTATATGGGCGAAACGGAGATGCTGTGA
- a CDS encoding ABC transporter ATP-binding protein, giving the protein MNALILDGVAVSRGAGPVIQDVSLALEPGRVTALVGPNGAGKTSLLDGISGVAPCSAGRIVLGDESIERMPRVARARRGIVHIEQGRAVFPSLTVRENLSLTAGTPAEMDAALARFPELEKRIDSPTALLSGGEQQMVVLARAFAARPRFLLIDEMSLGLAPVVFMRLLPAVEEMAADGVGVLLVEQFTNLALGIAVEALVVAGGRVSYQGPACELREHPELLHRAYLGGAAA; this is encoded by the coding sequence GTGAACGCGCTCATCCTCGACGGCGTGGCCGTCAGCCGCGGGGCCGGCCCCGTCATCCAGGACGTGTCGCTGGCCCTCGAGCCTGGGCGGGTGACGGCCCTCGTCGGCCCGAACGGTGCCGGCAAGACCAGCCTGCTCGACGGCATCTCCGGCGTCGCACCGTGCTCGGCGGGCCGGATCGTCCTCGGCGACGAATCGATCGAGCGGATGCCTCGGGTGGCCCGAGCCCGGCGCGGCATCGTCCACATCGAGCAGGGCAGAGCCGTCTTCCCCTCGCTGACGGTCCGCGAGAACCTCTCCCTCACCGCCGGCACGCCCGCCGAGATGGACGCGGCACTCGCCCGCTTCCCGGAGCTCGAGAAGCGCATCGATTCGCCGACGGCGCTGCTGTCGGGCGGCGAGCAGCAGATGGTCGTCCTCGCCCGCGCCTTCGCGGCGAGACCCCGCTTCCTGCTCATCGACGAGATGTCGCTCGGGCTCGCCCCGGTCGTGTTCATGCGGCTGCTGCCGGCCGTCGAGGAGATGGCTGCCGACGGAGTCGGCGTGCTGCTCGTGGAGCAGTTCACGAACCTCGCGCTCGGCATCGCCGTGGAGGCCCTCGTCGTCGCCGGCGGACGGGTGAGCTATCAGGGTCCGGCATGCGAACTGCGCGAGCACCCCGAGCTCCTGCACCGCGCCTATCTCGGCGGCGCCGCCGCGTAG
- a CDS encoding SDR family NAD(P)-dependent oxidoreductase — MAFAGAGVQGRVVMITGGGTGIGAAAARRFAAEGAHVAVVGRRAEPLDEVSEAIGALPVIADAADASGAASAMDAVLDRFGRLDVLVANAGGNGFASVGATDDEAWESAMRANLTTAFVTARAALPALRESSGQIVVVSSLAGLFAGPSVAGYTVGKHALIGLTRTLARDYGRDGVRVNAVCPGWVQTPMADAEMDQFAEEAGITGGREAAYARVTADVPLGRAARPEEIAAIVRFLGSGESSYMTGAVLVADGGAHIVDVPTLAFDHAGM, encoded by the coding sequence GTGGCCTTCGCAGGAGCCGGCGTGCAGGGCCGCGTCGTGATGATCACCGGCGGCGGAACCGGCATCGGCGCCGCCGCCGCCCGGCGCTTCGCAGCCGAAGGCGCGCACGTCGCCGTCGTCGGCCGTCGCGCTGAACCCCTCGACGAGGTCTCTGAGGCGATCGGAGCACTCCCGGTCATCGCGGACGCCGCCGACGCCTCCGGAGCCGCATCGGCGATGGATGCCGTACTCGATCGTTTCGGTCGGCTCGACGTGCTCGTCGCCAACGCCGGCGGTAACGGCTTCGCCTCCGTGGGTGCGACCGACGACGAAGCATGGGAGTCCGCGATGCGGGCGAACCTGACGACGGCCTTCGTGACGGCACGGGCTGCACTGCCGGCGCTCCGGGAGTCCAGCGGCCAGATCGTCGTCGTCTCGTCCCTCGCCGGGCTCTTCGCCGGCCCCTCGGTCGCCGGCTACACGGTCGGCAAGCACGCCCTCATCGGTCTCACCCGCACCCTCGCACGCGACTACGGGCGCGACGGCGTCCGAGTGAACGCCGTCTGCCCCGGGTGGGTCCAGACTCCGATGGCCGATGCCGAGATGGATCAGTTCGCCGAGGAAGCCGGCATCACGGGCGGTCGCGAAGCCGCCTACGCGCGCGTGACGGCCGACGTGCCGCTCGGCCGCGCCGCCCGCCCCGAAGAGATCGCCGCGATCGTGCGCTTCCTGGGCTCCGGGGAGTCGTCGTACATGACCGGAGCCGTGCTCGTCGCCGACGGCGGTGCACACATCGTCGACGTCCCCACCCTCGCATTCGACCACGCGGGGATGTAG
- a CDS encoding APC family permease produces MPASATQAPSTGAKDRRLGVIAVAFLIVAASAPLTVIAGGVTSTFSVTHIAGVPVGFIVLAAALAVFAIGYAAMSRFVTNAGAFYAYVARGLGRPTGVGASVVALIAYNMMQIGIWGMFGFQVSTFIAEKTGADIPWWVGVLVGILIVGWMGVNRVDLSAKVLGVLVAAEFIVVIVFDIVAFAQPADGFSAAPVDPASLFVPGVGAVLAFGVAAFMGFESAAIYGEESKDPKRTIPRATFLAVSVIGVFYAISSWALALGIGVDKITDPAGITAEEAGPPLFFGFVAERLGTVWVDVMSLLFITSIFAALVSFHNAVARYLFSLGREGVLPARLAVVGRGGGPVAGSLTQSAIAVVVIVGFAIAEAGWDPAAGPYPVITLFTWLTNTGALGLVLLMAVVSIAVIGFFRRDARGVGAGSRLIAPLISAIALLVVLGLIIANFAVLLGQAEPDATTFLLPAIAIVPGIAAVFWGFALRRRPEVYERIGRGGDADAARLGTAEFAEER; encoded by the coding sequence ATGCCCGCATCAGCCACCCAGGCGCCCTCGACGGGCGCGAAGGACCGCCGCCTCGGCGTCATCGCCGTCGCCTTCCTCATCGTCGCGGCATCCGCACCCCTCACCGTCATCGCAGGCGGCGTCACGAGCACCTTCTCGGTCACGCACATCGCCGGCGTGCCGGTCGGCTTCATCGTGCTCGCCGCCGCCCTCGCCGTCTTCGCGATCGGCTACGCCGCGATGAGCCGCTTCGTCACCAACGCCGGCGCCTTCTACGCGTATGTCGCCCGCGGCCTCGGCCGGCCGACCGGCGTCGGCGCATCCGTCGTCGCCCTGATCGCGTACAACATGATGCAGATCGGCATCTGGGGCATGTTCGGCTTCCAGGTCTCGACGTTCATCGCCGAGAAGACCGGTGCCGACATCCCGTGGTGGGTCGGGGTGCTCGTCGGCATCCTCATCGTCGGGTGGATGGGTGTGAACCGCGTCGACCTGTCGGCGAAGGTGCTCGGGGTGCTCGTCGCCGCCGAGTTCATCGTCGTCATCGTCTTCGACATCGTCGCCTTCGCACAGCCCGCCGACGGATTCTCGGCCGCGCCCGTCGACCCGGCCTCGCTCTTCGTGCCCGGCGTCGGCGCCGTCCTCGCCTTCGGCGTGGCCGCCTTCATGGGCTTCGAATCCGCCGCGATCTACGGCGAGGAGTCCAAGGACCCGAAGCGCACCATCCCGCGCGCCACCTTCCTGGCCGTCTCGGTCATCGGCGTCTTCTACGCGATCAGCTCGTGGGCCCTGGCCCTCGGCATCGGCGTCGACAAGATCACCGACCCCGCCGGCATCACCGCCGAAGAGGCCGGCCCGCCGCTGTTCTTCGGCTTCGTCGCCGAACGCCTCGGCACCGTCTGGGTCGACGTCATGTCGCTGCTGTTCATCACGAGCATCTTCGCCGCGCTCGTGAGCTTCCACAACGCCGTCGCCCGCTACCTCTTCTCCCTCGGCCGCGAGGGCGTGCTGCCGGCCAGGCTCGCGGTCGTCGGCCGCGGCGGCGGCCCCGTCGCCGGCTCCCTCACCCAGTCGGCCATCGCCGTCGTCGTCATCGTCGGCTTCGCGATCGCCGAGGCCGGCTGGGATCCGGCCGCGGGCCCGTACCCGGTCATCACCCTCTTCACCTGGCTCACCAACACCGGTGCGCTCGGCCTCGTCCTGCTCATGGCCGTCGTCTCGATCGCCGTCATCGGCTTCTTCCGCCGCGATGCCCGCGGCGTCGGCGCCGGCAGTCGCCTCATCGCCCCGCTGATCTCGGCGATCGCCCTGCTCGTCGTCCTCGGCCTCATCATCGCGAACTTCGCGGTGCTCCTCGGCCAGGCCGAGCCCGATGCGACGACCTTCCTCCTGCCGGCCATCGCGATCGTGCCCGGCATCGCCGCCGTCTTCTGGGGCTTCGCCCTCCGCCGGCGCCCCGAGGTCTACGAACGCATCGGTCGCGGCGGCGACGCCGACGCCGCCCGCCTCGGCACGGCGGAGTTCGCCGAGGAGCGGTGA